A single genomic interval of Penaeus vannamei isolate JL-2024 chromosome 33, ASM4276789v1, whole genome shotgun sequence harbors:
- the LOC138867942 gene encoding basic salivary proline-rich protein 3-like, whose protein sequence is MTQNRGLKHRTLRIGLKHRIQSIEPKVQYSIHRTQSKGPRAKDPNRRNQNKGPISTEPEARDLKHEPKAWDPKHKTCITGPRAVGPKAQDLKHGAQSMRPKAQNPKHGARSIGPKTQDLKHEPKAQNPKQKTSRAQSTKPKAKDLYHGTQSKEPKAQVLTNKTQSSGPEAQDPKARNLKHKNPKHETQSTKPKAQNPKHKTQSTGPEPRDLKHEPKAQNPKQKTCITGPRAKNPKHSTGPKTRDLKHKTPKHGTQSKGSKARDPKQGTQSIGPKARDPKHETQSTGPKARDPKHRTQSTGPKAQDPKHRTQSTGPEAQDPNHGTQSTGPKARDPKHRTQSTGPEAQDPNHGTQSTGPKARDLKHKTPKHGTQSTGPKAQDPKQGTQSTGPKTRDPKHRTQSTGPKARDPKHRTQSTGPKAQDPKHRT, encoded by the exons ATGACCCAAAACAGAGGACTAAAGCACAGGACCTTAAGAATAGGACTAaag CACAGGATCCAGAGCATAGAACCTAAAGTACAGTATTCAATACACAGGACCCAGAGCAAAGGACCCAGAGCAAAGGACCCAAACCGCAGGAACCAGAACAAAGGACCCATAAGCACAGAACCTGAAGCACGGGACCTAAAGCACGAGCCCAAAGCGTGGGACCCAAAGCACAAGACCTGTATCACGGGACCCAGAGCAGTGGGACCGAAAGCACAGGACCTGAAGCATGGGGCCCAAAGCATGAGACCTAAAGCACAAAACCCAAAGCACGGGGCCCGAAGCATAGGACCCAAAACACAGGACCTAAAGCACGAGCCCAAAGCACAAAACCCAAAGCAAAAGACCT CACGAGCCCAAAGCACAAAACCCAAAGCAAAAGACCTGTATCACGGGACCCAGAGCAAAGAACCCAAAGCACAGGTCCTGACGAACAAAACCCAAAGCTCGGGACCTGAAGCACAAGACCCCAAAGCAAGGAACTTAAAGCACAAGAACCCAAAGCACGAGACCCAAAGCACAAAACCCAAAGCACAAAACCCAAAGCACAAAACCCAAAGCACAGGACCTGAACCACGGGACCTAAAGCACGAGCCCAAAGCACAAAACCCAAAGCAAAAGACCTGTATCACGGGACCCAGAGCAAAGAACCCAAAGCACAG CACAGGACCCAAAACACGGGACCTGAAGCACAAGACCCCAAAGCACGGGACCCAAAGCAAGGGATCCAAAGCAAGGGACCCAAAGCAAGGGACCCAAAGCATAGGACCCAAAGCACGGGACCCAAAGCACGAGACCCAAAGCACAGGACCCAAAGCACGGGACCCAAAGCACAGGACCCAAAGCACAGGACCCAAAGCACAGGACCCAAAGCACAGGACCCAAAGCACGGGACCTGAAGCACAGGACCCAAACCACGGGACCCAAAGCACAGGACCCAAAGCACGGGACCCAAAGCACAGGACCCAAAGCACGGGACCTGAAGCACAGGACCCAAACCACGGGACCCAAAGCACAGGACCCAAGGCACGGGACCTGAAGCACAAGACCCCAAAGCACGGGACCCAAAGCACAGGACCCAAAGCACAGGACCCAAAGCAAGGGACCCAAAGCACGGGACCCAAAACACGGGACCCAAAGCATAGGACCCAAAGCACGGGACCCAAAGCACGGGACCCAAAGCACAGGACCCAAAGCACGGGACCCAAAGCACAGGACCCAAAGCACAGGACCTGA
- the LOC138867943 gene encoding trans-Golgi network integral membrane protein 2-like: MTQSTGSKAQELNHEKHKTQSTGPEVQDPKHRTQGTGPEAQDPKARDPKHGTQSTGPKAQDPKHRTQSKGPKARDPKHGTQSIGPKARDPKHRTQSTGPKARDPKHRTQSTGPKAQDLKHKTPNTRPKAWDPKDGAQSKRTQSTGPEAQDPKARDLKHRTQNTGPEAQDPKARDPKQGIQSKGPKARDPKHGTQSTGPKARDPKHGTQSIGPKARDPKHRTQSTGPKARDPKHRTQSTGPKARDPKHGTQSTGPKAQDPKHGTQNTGPKARDPKHKTQSTGPEA; the protein is encoded by the exons ATGACCCAAAGCACAGGATCCAAAGCACAGGAACTGAACCACGAGAAGCACAAGACCCAAAGCACTGGACCTGAAGTACAAGACCCCAAA CACAGGACCCAAGGCACGGGACCTGAAGCACAAGACCCCAAAGCACGGGACCCAAAGCACGGGACCCAAAGCACAGGACCCAAAGCACAGGACCCAAAGCACAGGACCCAAAGCAAGGGACCCAAAGCACGGGACCCAAAGCACGGGACCCAAAGCATAGGACCCAAAGCACGGGACCCAAAGCACAGGACCCAAAGCACGGGACCCAAAGCACGGGACCCAAAGCACAGGACCCAAAGCACAGGACCCAAAGCACAGGACCTGAAGCATAAAACCCCAAA CACAAGACCCAAAGCATGGGACCCAAAGGATGGGGCCCAGAGCAAAAGGACTCAAAGCACGGGACCTGAAGCACAAGACCCCAAAGCACGGGACCTGAAGCACAGGACCCAAAACACGGGACCTGAAGCACAAGACCCCAAAGCACGGGACCCAAAGCAAGGGATCCAAAGCAAGGGACCCAAAGCACGGGACCCAAAGCACGGGACCCAAAGCACAGGACCCAAAGCACGGGACCCAAAGCACGGGACCCAAAGCATAGGACCCAAAGCACGGGACCCAAAGCACAGGACCCAAAGCACGGGACCCAAAGCACGGGACCCAAAGCACAGGACCCAAAGCACGGGACCCAAAGCACGGGACCCAAAGCACGGGACCCAAAGCACGGGACCCAAAGCACAGGACCCAAAGCACGGGACCCAAAACACAGGACCCAAGGCAAGGGACCCAAAGCACAAAACCCAAAGCACAGGACCTGAAGCATAA